Genomic DNA from Schistocerca serialis cubense isolate TAMUIC-IGC-003099 chromosome 5, iqSchSeri2.2, whole genome shotgun sequence:
agaagtgattgaccagccgtTGCAGGACAGAatatttaatggtgagtcacacaattatgtttcattcaaacattcaatagccaactgcagaatccatttttccttttccacacatcctgtagttttcttctagatttttacaaaattatctatctctattgtagtttgtcttaattatagtattgttgtagcatatgaagatcgtgaatttgaccgccaaacagtcatttgttacgaaaaattttgtccgccctgctgcatctttctcaaccattgtttgcaatagagcaatcatttacattgacgagaaaatatttcaacctaaatttgagtcaaatctttattaatcagacttatattattccctttttgacttaccattgcacatcctattacaatggaacgtggtaaggtagagatagtttcggcagatgagttaagtgaagtagattcatctttcaaccaacaagaaagtccgcgtttccctccatggacgagttcacagatcaatgcaatgattttgcttcaaactcgcaacatttgtgataatacacagatggcgactttaaatgacgaaatgtggaatggacgcgaggcTAGACCGTCAgcaccattgttaacatcaatgtcagaaccgaatatgagaccaattcagcaatgtgacacaaatcggacacaggaaactgacaaactggaccgactattagagttatttgcagacatgaaacgagacgttagtcagaaaattgacatattaaaccatactatgaccgaaaattttgaacggacgacaaaacagatgacagaattaaataacaccactcaatagctcagccagcgatttgagacattgtccgaccgagtcactaaacaggaagaaactttggttacattcacacacgaaacaaaaaacaatatcacccgatgtgagaatcagttaactcaaatagttaatgtgcagcaggaagtgaacacccgtgtggaagagttagctcaggcccacacttcagctagctccacccaagaaaagctgactgaagaagtgggaaatattacccaacaacttacaatggtagttcttgaacagacccacctcaaagaaaagatagaaaagttagaagatcgagcggacctcgcgtcactaaacaacgacaccaacatggccgaaagaattgtacatgaatgtaaattgtgtgacgactatctggacaaaaaacttgaaacaattacacaggacatactttcaaaaacaaagacacatgttaaagacgagacaaaacacatataagacgaagtgacaaaattacgagacaatgttgtgccgtgtttggcgataggtgcaaacgcatcgtcaggaaacgacaaaacagctaaaaccatggctaatgacacagacagaccacctattgtggaatcacctatttcaaatcaaaattacaatgtgccgctttcttttccaccgaacgagcaatattacgttaccggcatggccgatgacacgtttgtaagacatgggtatttccagacattttccagtgaggacaagcacaaagtccaccctattgtgtttattagatcatttgacggtgtttttccacgtagttggtcagaagtcgataaaatcagatacgtcaccaatctcatgagaggacgagcagctaagtggggtgccactatgaagcggcggtgccttacgtttgaacagttcgaacaagccttcttggacgaattctggtccgagaatgagcaacagagtctaaggagagaagtgtgcaaccccgagacctatgaccctaaaaaagagacattaagacaatactttgagaggtacttagacaagacactgtactggtccaaaccagccgacttgtcagcgataatcgacactttaaagagccacttaccctttccataccgagacagattaataggagtaccggagaatgacgttaagactttcttaaacttcttagatcaaatggacgtagtttacagaggcgattcacgccattcaaattttattcatattagtaaccaaaaccagcatccaccccaaaggaaccgtagtgacggtggttggtggaaccatccgcctgcgcgcgaaacatattcaaatggaaacgtgtatgacagtaggaacaaccgcagaaattcgtggaataataacaataattatcacccatatcaaaatggtaactacaagcaaaatgaaaattacagacagtacaacaacaacaataggagacgtgagaataaccggtacaacccgggctactttgacaggaacatgacatataacagacgtaattaccaccaaaacaataccaatcccaacaatcaccgacagaatatgtggaacacacaaaattcacgcatggcaaatcataaccctccacggaaacCGCCGCCGTTCCCcggtacagttatgcactccccaCCACAAAgcagcaataacaattgcggcgcgccatcagctgacgcgtgggcgccaaccggccggaatgtaaacatagtggagctggtcaatgaacccggccaaacacagcagacgacggaaaacagtcgacgaccgagctaagcacTCGTGCTACGGTCGTggggtgttgtaagagcgcaacggctgagacggtttgtttcctcaggtacgatgacaaaatgacagcagaacaggaattaacaaacctatgaggttgatgaccttgttcttttgcgttcacatcccaagtctacaaaattaaaacaactgaactgaaaatggcagctattatattcaggtcctttcagaatagcaagcatacctcacccaggttgttactccctagaatacccgttatctcacaagccgagggggctgcatccccacagacatttgaaaccctttgtgcactaaaacaacataatataatgataactaagttgaacatgagcaagttgctgtgaaaacgagatcataaatatttgtattgaatacacgaacattaagttatacagcctaagaacacaaacattcatttatggaaattatatactgcagttacacttgcacacataattatgaagagaaggtaaacccaggtgagtacacttgctgaatgagaaaagatactcatataggaatgaggtctatgcaggttacattggttgttaattgtaaattataaggtgaatcaacaactagttagttatttcaaggcactataatgagaggaaataatagctattgacatcagtaatgacataggtatgtagcagaatgaatgaggatgtaagaacgaatgatcagtatgaatgagttaatatttaagttaatataagaaggtaagttactgtgaagtagttggagacaagagattatttgaggaaaatattattggagttttatgagaatggaagtgccaaatggccccatgtatgtgatatattaatgtttgatgaggaatctgtttaatgtataaggatatatatatatattatgatgaatatgtgagtaaggaatgagtgagaatgttttggtaatattgtgctacatggagaagtgagtaaacagtttatatctttaagattacataagaatttcagtttgaaagaaaacatttgtgatgagttagaacacgtgagtacaagacgttaaatgtgaatctattttcagtgcccttgaaaaggaatgaatgcaagaaaagcagagtgaacataacgatgattacagctgtggaaagaagtgtaataagaatgtaacttggaaacacattagctttaatttatttcagaagtgtaacttagtaaccttttgttaagttttgttacgccattgtgtggaagaaaacatttatagttcgtgttcagacaggagaatgatattttaaggaacttaagttgaaacatagtttttacacagccctcatttgaatgcatttgttaaaaaaaaaaaaaaaaattacgaaagtgaaatttagtgccatattagcctttattataattacatatgacagaaaaccctgaggaagcaaaagataggagagttattaaggctgttttgcgactcgtacaacacctccacctaagcgaacagatgacaaaattacatctacgttgaagacaacatttgacttttcaggtaatgcaaggtaagtgcaaaggagcagtgaccgtccgtgcagccgacgtcgagcaacggacagtgagaaagagacattttgctgtcaattataataatatgttctttgtttataatttatagatagaaatgatatatatatatatatatatatatatatatatatatatactacatacatgatatttaaccttcactaaagtcgaagaaagttcatggttgaactcttgagaggaaatttgatatgttaccatataatacacattatgagagagacaatctctgagatatattttccatttgtatagacggtatccacaagaagtggagatattgaggaagcACTGAGGGGACATGCGattcactcatgcaaggatttgttaaggtataatacactaagtcatatgaacagtcagaacacaaacagagaatctgtcatgatgttacactacacagacttgacgtaaggacacttacatttacccatgatttggtaaattgtaagcacctcctttcacgcaccccttgaaggtgatgcaaacgttacaatgtattatattctcttttttatgtattagctgtaggatttggtagtttataggtagtgaatagtttcttccagtctatctttctttctttctccattatcctaccacatactgcagctgggtattgtttgtttatggaatgtaagaatatactgtgtgacagtaaactttcaggtatgaataaaaagacatgaagaaaactgaatattgatggcattacaagcctggtcaaccactagccagccaagatatggaatcaaagaaaagaaataaataataaataaaggaaagcccgtgcttttaaacattaagtcttatatcccttggcacgtcaaaaccttaataaagaaaatcaaaatgaccataaaccccaataaaagaaagccaatgggatttagtataattttttttagcgtaaatttttcacgtgtatattcttgtaaatttatatgtatttgtatatgtgttaaaactttgcatattgtcaacattttgaaacatgaccacgaaatgtaagctttcataattaacgatgtaaacatgcttggacaaagtgaactgttaaaatgtaaatgtggcaaaaagtgatgcaaactgtgttaaacagtgaacgttataaacgacgaattttgtgttgtttgtgaaacttatggcgcataaaccaaataactgtttataaatcgatataaactgcagtttactttgacgataatgaggattttcacaccgcaaatgaacgtttgttgtcaagtgtaaacaatgtggtgaaacacctacctttgcgaacatcgacgccgttgttcctggccggccttcagatgcttggagacaataaactcagcacctgtcgtaggcgatgtggaggctaaaaactacatcgaccatatatgccccgggaacaatagtcatgaaaacgcacaaggacctggagtgttgtgtcgtaacagaagacatggacgttgcttcagatcacgcacacgcccaatcttatggtgtcaccggacttaacacgccaattatgctggaataacaacttgtaatgaacactatgtgaaagtgaatactgtgcaagattgtcataacacagcgattttgaaactgccgcacgcgaaattcagtgatgctactgcgcatgcgcaaagactacgtgctgccagatgtgcattgg
This window encodes:
- the LOC126481834 gene encoding GATA zinc finger domain-containing protein 14-like, encoding MERGKVEIVSADELSEVDSSFNQQESPRFPPWTSSQINAMILLQTRNICDNTQMATLNDEMWNGREARPSAPLLTSMSEPNMRPIQQCDTNRTQETDKLDRLLELFADMKRDLSQRFETLSDRVTKQEETLVTFTHETKNNITRCENQLTQIVNVQQEVNTRVEELAQAHTSASSTQEKLTEEVGNITQQLTMVVLEQTHLKEKIEKLEDRADLASLNNDTNMAERIVHEFYRGDSRHSNFIHISNQNQHPPQRNRSDGGWWNHPPARETYSNGNVYDSRNNRRNSWNNNNNYHPYQNGNYKQNENYRQYNNNNRRRENNRYNPGYFDRNMTYNRRNYHQNNTNPNNHRQNMWNTQNSRMANHNPPRKPPPFPGTVMHSPPQSSNNNCGAPSADAWAPTGRNVNIVELVNEPGQTQQTTENSRRPS